Proteins encoded within one genomic window of Variovorax sp. OAS795:
- a CDS encoding non-canonical purine NTP pyrophosphatase encodes MQLVLASNNAGKLAELQQLFAELAVTLVPQSALGVGEAEEPFRTFVENALAKARHASAATGLPAMADDAGLCVDAFGGLPGVDTAFYATQFGYAKGDANNVKALLEQLDGVVNRRAALVSTLVALRGHDDPEPLIAFGRVVGEITRAPIGDNGFGFDPVMYLPGFGKTFAQLPPEVKNANSHRGQAAKAMLALIRERWF; translated from the coding sequence ATGCAACTGGTCCTGGCCTCCAACAACGCCGGCAAGCTGGCCGAGCTCCAGCAGCTGTTTGCAGAGCTGGCCGTCACGCTCGTGCCCCAGTCGGCACTGGGCGTGGGCGAGGCCGAGGAACCGTTTCGCACCTTCGTCGAAAACGCGCTGGCCAAGGCCCGCCACGCCAGCGCCGCGACCGGCCTGCCCGCCATGGCCGACGACGCCGGCCTTTGCGTCGATGCCTTCGGCGGGTTGCCCGGCGTCGACACCGCCTTCTATGCCACGCAGTTCGGCTATGCCAAGGGCGACGCCAACAACGTCAAGGCCCTGCTCGAGCAGCTCGACGGCGTGGTCAACCGGCGCGCCGCGCTCGTCAGCACGCTGGTCGCGCTGCGCGGGCACGACGACCCCGAGCCGCTCATCGCCTTCGGCCGCGTGGTCGGCGAAATCACCCGGGCACCCATTGGCGACAACGGCTTCGGCTTCGATCCCGTCATGTACCTGCCCGGCTTCGGCAAGACCTTTGCGCAGCTGCCGCCCGAAGTAAAAAACGCCAACAGCCACCGGGGCCAGGCGGCCAAGGCCATGCTGGCGCTGATACGCGAACGCTGGTTCTGA
- the rph gene encoding ribonuclease PH, translated as MTAFTRSGGRAADQLRPVRITRGFTIHAEGSVLIEFGQTRVLCTASVEERVPPHKRGSGEGWVTAEYGMLPRATHTRSDREAARGKQSGRTQEIQRLIGRSMRAVFDLAALGERTIHLDCDVLQADGGTRTAAITGAFVAAQDAVNKLLATGKLAASPIKGHVAAISVGIVAGTPLLDLEYTEDSACDTDMNVVMTGAGHFVEVQGTAEGAAFSRDEMNLLLGLAEKGIGELVVMQQQSLVSK; from the coding sequence ATGACTGCTTTCACACGAAGCGGCGGCCGTGCCGCCGACCAGCTGCGCCCGGTGCGCATCACCCGAGGTTTCACCATCCATGCCGAGGGTTCGGTGCTCATCGAGTTCGGCCAGACGCGCGTGCTGTGCACCGCTTCGGTCGAAGAGCGCGTGCCGCCGCACAAGCGCGGCAGCGGTGAAGGCTGGGTCACGGCCGAGTACGGCATGCTGCCGCGCGCCACCCACACCCGCAGCGACCGCGAGGCCGCGCGCGGCAAGCAAAGCGGCCGCACGCAGGAGATCCAGCGCCTCATCGGCCGCTCGATGCGCGCCGTGTTCGACCTTGCCGCGCTGGGCGAACGCACCATCCACCTCGACTGCGACGTGCTGCAGGCCGACGGCGGCACCCGCACCGCGGCCATCACCGGCGCATTCGTTGCCGCGCAGGACGCCGTCAACAAGCTGCTGGCCACCGGCAAACTGGCCGCTTCGCCCATCAAGGGCCACGTGGCCGCCATCTCGGTCGGCATCGTGGCCGGCACGCCGCTGCTCGACCTGGAATACACCGAAGACTCGGCCTGCGACACCGACATGAACGTCGTCATGACCGGCGCCGGCCATTTCGTCGAAGTGCAGGGCACCGCCGAAGGCGCCGCCTTCTCGCGCGACGAGATGAACCTTCTGCTCGGCCTGGCCGAAAAGGGCATCGGCGAACTCGTCGTGATGCAGCAGCAGTCTCTGGTTTCGAAGTAA
- a CDS encoding PP2C family serine/threonine-protein phosphatase: protein MKFSVFQVSRKGGRLKNEDRMGYCYTRESGLFVLADGMGGHPEGEVAAQLALQTIAALYQREARPTVKDAKAFLAESAMAAHQQIMRYASHKAMLDTPRTTVVAALLQGTTATWMHCGDSRLYVVRDGRLLTRTRDHSHAERPRPHGSDMPVNRNLLLTCLGSPTTPLFDIAAPLQLQRGDRIMLCSDGVWGVLDDAVIVHTLSSDKPVSDAAPDLAEMALRKGGVHSDNVTLIALEWEQPDSTREDRGVSTETIDEGVFASTIQAGMPSDGELEDMDEDAIERSIAEINEAIRRSAKKKI from the coding sequence ATGAAATTCTCGGTATTCCAGGTCAGCCGCAAGGGCGGCCGTCTCAAGAACGAAGACCGCATGGGCTATTGCTACACGCGGGAGTCCGGCCTCTTTGTGCTGGCCGACGGCATGGGCGGCCACCCCGAGGGCGAGGTTGCGGCCCAGCTGGCCCTGCAAACCATCGCGGCGCTCTACCAGCGCGAGGCCCGCCCGACCGTCAAGGACGCCAAGGCCTTCCTGGCCGAATCGGCCATGGCCGCGCACCAGCAGATCATGCGGTACGCCAGCCACAAGGCCATGCTCGACACGCCGCGCACCACAGTCGTCGCGGCCCTGCTGCAAGGCACTACCGCCACCTGGATGCATTGCGGCGACTCGCGCCTCTACGTGGTGCGTGACGGGCGCCTGCTCACCCGCACGCGCGACCATTCGCATGCCGAGCGCCCGCGCCCGCACGGTTCCGACATGCCCGTCAACCGCAACCTGCTGCTCACCTGCCTGGGTTCGCCGACCACGCCGCTTTTCGATATTGCAGCCCCGCTGCAGCTGCAGCGCGGCGACCGCATCATGCTGTGCTCCGACGGCGTCTGGGGCGTGCTCGACGACGCCGTCATCGTGCACACCCTGTCTTCCGACAAGCCGGTGTCCGATGCCGCGCCCGACCTGGCCGAAATGGCGCTGCGCAAAGGCGGCGTCCACAGCGACAACGTCACGCTCATCGCGCTCGAATGGGAGCAGCCCGATTCCACGCGCGAAGACCGCGGCGTTTCCACCGAGACCATCGACGAAGGCGTCTTTGCCTCGACCATCCAGGCCGGCATGCCCTCCGACGGCGAGCTCGAAGACATGGACGAAGACGCCATCGAGCGCTCCATTGCCGAAATCAACGAGGCCATTCGCCGCTCCGCGAAAAAGAAGATCTGA
- a CDS encoding serine/threonine-protein kinase: MSKVKPSPLPPDTVIGGYRIVRRLSAGGFGVVYLAIDPSGQQVAVKEYLPSSLATRGPGELTPEVPPEKLSLYRLGLKSFFEEGRSLAQISHASVVSVLNFFRENETVYMVMNYLEGATLQDFVVTARDLKRPKVFRESTIRSLFDEILRGLRIVHQYKMLHLDIKPANIFVTDEDRAVLIDFGAAREVLSKEGIFIRPMYTPGFAAPEMYRRDSSMGPWTDIYAIGACIYACMQGYPPNDAPRRIEKDRLSLSLSRVRGVYSDNLIEVVEWCMSLDPLSRPQSVFALQKELSREGERRYTKLTVGEKVRLSFDNIRSFDKKAAPKAAAPTTRPA, translated from the coding sequence ATGTCAAAGGTCAAGCCTTCGCCCCTGCCGCCCGATACGGTCATTGGCGGTTACCGCATCGTTCGCCGGCTTTCAGCAGGCGGGTTCGGCGTCGTCTATCTCGCCATCGACCCCAGCGGACAGCAGGTAGCCGTCAAGGAATACCTGCCGTCTTCGCTGGCTACGCGCGGGCCGGGCGAACTCACGCCCGAGGTTCCGCCCGAAAAGCTCTCGCTCTACCGGCTGGGCCTGAAGAGCTTTTTCGAGGAAGGGCGCTCGCTGGCCCAGATCTCCCACGCCTCGGTGGTGAGCGTTCTCAATTTCTTCCGCGAGAACGAGACCGTCTACATGGTCATGAACTACCTGGAGGGCGCGACCCTGCAGGACTTCGTGGTGACCGCGCGCGACCTCAAGCGGCCCAAGGTCTTCCGCGAATCGACCATCCGCTCGCTGTTCGATGAGATCCTCCGGGGCCTGCGCATCGTGCACCAGTACAAGATGCTGCACCTGGACATCAAGCCCGCCAACATCTTCGTCACCGACGAAGACCGCGCGGTGCTGATCGACTTTGGCGCCGCGCGCGAAGTGCTCAGCAAAGAGGGCATCTTCATCCGCCCGATGTACACCCCCGGCTTTGCCGCCCCCGAGATGTACCGGCGCGATTCGTCCATGGGCCCCTGGACCGACATCTATGCCATTGGCGCGTGCATCTACGCCTGCATGCAGGGCTACCCGCCCAACGACGCGCCGCGGCGCATCGAGAAAGACCGGCTCAGCCTGTCGCTGTCGCGTGTGCGCGGCGTGTATTCCGACAATCTCATCGAAGTGGTCGAGTGGTGCATGTCGCTCGATCCGCTCTCGCGCCCGCAGTCCGTCTTTGCGCTGCAAAAGGAACTGAGCCGCGAAGGCGAGCGGCGCTACACCAAGCTCACCGTGGGTGAAAAGGTGCGGCTTTCATTCGACAACATCCGTTCCTTCGACAAGAAGGCCGCGCCCAAGGCGGCGGCACCAACCACGCGTCCGGCATGA